The following is a genomic window from Gemmatimonadota bacterium.
GTTCAGCGCCAGAAGGCGCGGCTGCCGCAGGCGCGGCTTGGCCGGCGGCTTCTTGCCCTCGGCAACGGCCAGCGCTGTCTCAAGCTCCCAGGCTGCGAGCAGCTTCGCGTTCTTCTCTTCGTCCTCCTGCGAGGGCTTCGCCCCGTGCGTGGCGCCCGCGAAGGCGTGGACGTAGCGCGCCACGTCGGCCTCCGTGAGCTCGGCGAACACGCCCTCGGCGGGGTTGTAGTGGTACCATGTTCGCTCGGTGTAGGCGACCTCCCCGTGGGCCTGCATGGCCGCGATGAGCGCGCGTGCGACCTCGAGGCTGTCCCCGAGCTTGAAGTGCTGCGAGGGGCCGTGGATGACCACGCGCGGCGGTTGGGGCCGTGCCCGCGTGAGCGAGAACGATGGGAGTGGGGCGGGCACGGGCTCGGAAGGCGCAAGAGGGACGCCAACGGTGACCAGCATAGGGTGGATCTCAGGGGTGCGGGTGGCTGTGCAGGTCAGAGTGCAAGGTGCATGGCAAATGCACAAGGGGTTGCACTCTTTCAACGATTACGCAGGTTTAGGGCGTAACTCACCCCTCCCACGCTGAGTCAGCGGAGGCGTGGAGGCGAGCAGTGGTGTGGGGGACACACTCGCACGGCGCGCGGCGGGTGGCAAGAGGGTTGTCGTAGGGTCCGCTGCTTCGGCACCCACAAACACCTACATGTGGTGAAACAGCCTACCGTTGCAGCTTTGGTGGGCAGGTGGTACCACGTCTTCGTGCTCGTGCCCCAAGACACACCCCAGCATCCAGCGCCGCGGCCATGGGTCTGTGGCGTGCACTCCCGAGCTGTGCTCCGTGGTGCCGAACGTGCCCGCGTTGCTCTAACGGCCAGGCGGCTGTCGCCGTCGCCGAACAAGGGCTCCAACGGTACAATTAGATCGCAGTTTGCCTGTCGTTACGGGGTCAAACCCGTTGAAAAGTCGCAGGATTCCCGCTTTATGGGGGTCGCACGGCGTCAGGACTGGACAGCACGGCCGGGTTGTCAGCGGGGTGTGTCACGGAGGGCCCGGTCGTGTTCGCGCGACGGGCTCTCGCTCTTCACCCGGCGGGCCGGGTAGCTCTCGAACGTCTCGAATCAAGGAACCGAACGAACCTCATGGACAACGGATTCATCGCCGATGTGTTGCTCGCCGCTGGAGTGCTGTGCGGCACCCTGCTGCTCTGGAAACTCTACCTGGGGCGCAAGGCGCGCGAGGTGACCACGTTGGTGGTGGGCTCAGCCCCCATCACCGTGCCGAAGCGCCGCCTGCTCATCCTCACGGGTCTGCTCGAGCCCACGTGCGAGGCCTGCAAGCACTGGGACTACGAGCTCGGGCAGGAGTCGATGAAGCAGTTTGAGGCCTTCCAAGAGGCCACCAAGTACCTGAGCCCAGAGCAGATCGGAGTGGCCGACGAGGCCGCCAAGGGCGAGCACCCATGGGACATCACGGGGCCGCAGCTGCCCGCCGGGAAGCGCATCACCCGCTGGCAGGACTACGGCGCCTGCCAGCTTCACCGCGAGGGCACCCACAAGGTCTCGAGCTGCAAGGACTACACCTGATGGCCAAGAAGAAGCGTCCGATCACCAGCTACACCGACATCGAGGGCACCAAGATCACGGGGCACCACCGCGCCATCTGCTTCTGCGTGTGCCTGCTCGTGGAGGTCGGTGTCCCGCGCGAGGCACTCGTGAGCTTCCTGCAGCGAGCGCGCCTCACGAAGAAGACGGTCGATCACATCGAAGCTGTGCTCTCTGGGCCGCCCCCGCCGCCAGCGGAAGAGATCGCGGCGCTGGCGCGACACTACCGCGCGGAGGGGCTCGAGCTGTCCGCGAAGGGCGCCGAGCGCACGTACAAGCTGCGCGTGACTGCCTGGGAGCGGCGCTTCGACATCCACGACATCGAGCCCAACCCGTGGGGTGCTCCGATGCTCGAGCTGTTGCGTGCCCGCTTCGGTGAGTACCCCGCGTGGGAGGCGCTCCTCTCGGATCAGGCGGACATCCTCGAGGAGCTCGGCAGCTGGCAAGTCAACCACGTGCTGAACACGTGGCTCAAGAGCATCACCGCGCTCAAGGATCTGAGAGGGGACATCCGCGCCATCCGCAGCGGGCTGAACCGCAAGGACCGCAAGCGGGCTCGTCGGCACTACGACTTCATCACCTGGCTGGGCGGTACGGATTTCGTGGTGGCCTCGGCGTTCCAGCAGGCGAAGAAGGCGGCGCCTGCCACGAAGGAACCGGCCGCGTGACCACACCGCCCGACGAGAAGCCCACGTCCTCGTTGCTGCACATCCCGACGGCGCAGGACGTCAAGATCTACGGCGACCCGGCCAAGACCCAGGGCACCTGCGGCGACTGCAAGTTCTTCCGGCTTCGCGCGGGGCAGGAAGCGATGCGCAAGGAGCGCTTCCTCGACAAGCTGGTGCACGATGCCGAATGGCAGGTGCGCCACCTGGGCGCGCCCCCGACGACGCTCGGACTCTGCACGCAGGGCGACGCCAGCATGCTGACCGCGCGCAGCAATGTGAGCTGCGAGAACTTCAAGAAGGGCGACAACGACGCCGCCACGGCGGTGGTTCCATGAGCGGGCAGCAGGTTGCGCAGCATGCGTGCGACGTGTGCGTGGTGCTCATCATCACGTACGCCATCACGACGTCGGCGCTCTTCGAGACGTTGCGGCGCCTGTTGTCCAGGTCGGTGTTCCTTTTCCAGCTCGTCATCTGCCCGTACTGCACGGGTTGGTGGGCGGCCCTCTTCGTGGCGCACAGCGCGGGGGACATCTACCTGCTCACGCCGCTCTACTTCATGGCGCTGCCGGTGGTGCGCCGGTTGCTGCCCGACTTCCTCACGGGCCCGCCTCAGCATGAGATCGACGCCTTCCTCGAACGACACGACGCGCGGAAGCGCAGGGAGCCTTGGTTCCGATGACCGCAAAGCAGATGAAGGTGCTCGCCGAAGCACCCCTCAAAGACCTCGCGCGACTCACGCGTGACCAGATCACCCAGGTGGCGCTGAAGGTGCGCCGACGCAGCCCGAACGGTCGCGACGTGGTGGTGTGGGCGAACCGGCGCGACTACCCGATCGAGAACATCGCCAACGGCCAGCTCGAGCGCGACCTCATGGAGGCTGGTGGTGGCGGCAACTACATCGTCCAGATGTTCAACAACGACAACCCCCTCGAGGCGCTCAGCCCGCGGTGGCAGGTGCCTCTCGAGGGTCAGGCGTTCGACCCGAGCGCCGCGCGCGCGCTGGGCGGCCCTGGTGGCGGCGGCCTTGGTGGTCTTGGTGGCGGCTTCCGCGTTCCGGGGGCGCCCGCGTTCGCGCCGCACAACATCGGGGGCGTGAACGTGCCAGCGTCCGCCATGAGCGCGGGCTTCCCGCTTCCGCCGGTCAACGCTCTCGGCGAGATCATGGGCCCGCCACCCCCGAACCTGATGGGTACCTCGATGCCGCCGTCCTTCGACTACAAGAGCCAGTGGCAGCACGCGTTCGACACGGCCGCGCAGCCTGGGGGTGCGCTCGACCCTGCGCATCAGGTGAGCGTGGACTTCGCGCATCGCTTCGACGATCGACGCGAGTCGACGTTGCAGCAAGTGGCGGTGCTCCAGGAGAAGCTCGCGAACGAGAAGGAGACGCACGTGGAGCGCATGTTCGCGCTGCAGCAGCAGAATCAGGGTGGCGGGCTCGCCGCCATCATGCCGCTGATGATGCACATGATGCAGCAGCAGAACCAGCAACAGGAGCGCGCGGCGCAGGCCGCCATGCAGCAGCAGGCGCAGAACATGCAGATGATGCTCGCCATGGTCACGCGCGAGCCGCCCAAGTCGCAAACGCTTGACGCGAACGTGCTCGCGGCGCTGGCTGCCGCCGTCGTGCCTGTGGCGACCGCGTTCATCTCCAACGGCTCGCAGCGGCATCAGGCGCAGATCCAGGCGCAGATGAAACAGCAGGAGCTGCACATGCAGCAGCAGCAGGCCTTCCAGCAGATGTTCCTTCAGGGGCAGCAGCAGAAGACCGACATCCCTGCGCTCCTCACTGCCGGGGCGCCCATCCTCGCGGCCGTCATGACGGCGCGCCAGGGGCGTGACGAGCTCGCGCTGCAGCGCGCCGACCAGCAGTCGCAGAACTCGATGATGCAGCTGAAGATGGTCGCCGACATGGTGGCCGAGCAGGCGCAGAACTCGGGCAACCCTGACCTCGCCGAGCTGGCCATGCGCCTCATTGCCGAGGTGCTGCCCCAGATGCCCCAGGTCATCGGGGCGCTGCGCGGTGGGAGCAAGCCGGCCGCTCAGGTGCAACAGCAGCCGCCACGCGCCCTGCCGGGAGCGCCGGGGACCGCACCACAGGGCGCTGGTGTGGCGCTCACGCCCGCACAGCAGGCCGTCTTCCAGCGGGCGCAGCAGCTCCCGCAGGCCACAGACGGCACCGACTACAACACCAGCGTCGCCAACTGGGCGGGGCTCCTTGAGGTGGACGACGACGCGGCCGATGCCACGGCGTGGGTGCTCGAGAACCACCTCGCCAAGATGGGCCCCGCGTTCACGTCCATCGCGTGGCGCGAGGCCGTGTTCCACGCGCACCACCTGAGCGACCCCGGCCTCACGGCAGACCGGTTCCGGCGGGTGATCGACGAAGCCTACAACGAGGGCCACTTCCCCGAGATGGTCATGACCGCGCTCGAGACGAACACGCGCCAGGTGCTCGAGAGCGTCATGAGCAACATGCCGGTGACCGAGATGCACCCGGAGTACATGCGCAAGGTGCTCGACGTGTTCATGGAGCGGCTCAACGCGGACCAGGCGCAGACGGCGGCGCGCCAGGCCCCGCCACAACCCGTCGTGGTCGTGCAGCAGACCCCACAGCCGGTCCAGCCGGTCCAAGTGGCCCAACAACCCAAGCCGGCGCCCCCAGCGGCCCCCACGGCACAGCAAGCGGCTGAGGGTGCGCCCACGAAGAGCCTGCGGGTGGTGAAGATCGACCCGAACGGTGGCGCGGCAGACCTGGCCAATCTCCGCATCGAGGGCGACGATGATGATGGTGCTGACGACGACGACGACGACGACGACGATGACGACGACGACGATGACGGCGGCGCCGACGACGAGGAAGTGGGTGAAGATCTCGGCCCCGAAGCGCTCGGGCAGGTGCTCAACAAGCGAGGTGGGTTGTGAGCGTGAGCGACTCGGAGATGCCGCCCGGTGTCGAGGGCATCGAGGTCGAGGTCGAAGGCTACGACGACCGCTACCTGTGTCTTTGGGCGCACGATGACGCGGCGGACTGGGCGCTCGAAGCGGTCGGTCTGGGCCGTGACGCGGCGGCCGCGGCGACAACCGTGGAGTACGTGCTGTTCGTGCCTGCGAAGCATGTGACGCGCTCGACTCCCGAGGAGTGGTGGCTGTCGCTGCTCTGCCCTGCCGGGTTCGAATGCGTGGTCAAGAGCGTGGACGACAACGGGGCGTGTGTGCTAGGCTTGGCGCCTACGGTGACGAGCGGTAGGTAGCGGTAGGGAGTGCTAGGGCTCAGGTGTGGCCCGGGGCGTTCGGTGGAGAGACCGGACGCCCCATTTTTATGTGCCCGAGAAAGGTCGCTGAGAAAGGTGGTTGACAAAGATTCTGCCTCCTGCCAGCATGCCTTCCATGGGTTCTCTCACACCGCCCGGACATCACGGCGCGCCTATCGGCGAAGGGGCGTTCGCGCCCGTGTACGACGCGCTCGGGGCGACGTTCTGCGCTGACCGCTTCACGCACCAACAGGTGTGGGAGTGCTCCCAGGTGGCCGGTGTGCGCGTCTGGGCGTCTCACCGCGGCGAGACGTGGATGTTCGTTCCGTACAATGCCGCCGAGGCCGCGAGTGTGATGCTCGCTGTGCTGCCGCGGCTGCTGACGTGGCAGCCGGGAGCCTCATTCGACCCCGTGGCGCGCGCGCTGCCGAGAGACGCGCGGCTTCGGCCATACCAGCTCGAGGTGCTGCAGCGGTTTGCCCAACCCCAGTGTGGTGAGCGGCTTCTGTTGGCCGACGCCATGGGCCTCGGGAAGACTGCTTCCGCCATCGCGTGCATGAAGCTGCGCGGCGGTCCGAAGCTCATCATCGGGCCGAAGAGCCTTCGCTCTACGTGGCGCGCTGAGCTCCAGAAGTGGGCTCCGGGCGAGCGGTTCGACTTCATCGAGACGATCCAGCCGGCGGTCGTCTTCCAGGAAGCGCTCCCGGACATCTCGGCGCTCAAGTGGGTGTACATCCACTACGACCTCGTCCACGCTTGGTGGAGCTGGCTCCGTCTGGTGCCGTTCACCGGAGTGGTCCTCGACGAGGCGCACACCGTAAAGAACGTGACCACTCTGCGCGGCCGCGCGGTCATGCAGGCGGTGGGTGCCATCCCCGCGCGCGTCATTCTCACGGGCACGCCCGTCGAGAACCGGGTTGCGGAGTTCCATCACCTGCTCGAGCTGCTCACCGGGAAGGGCACGTGGGGCAGCAAGGGCGCTTTCCGCATCCGGTACGCCGGTGCCAAGCCAAACATTCACGGAGGGCTCGTGGACGGGGCGCCAACCCACACTGAAGAGCTCCAGCAGCGCATCCGGCACCACTACGTGCGGCGGACCGTCAGTATGGTGCGCCAGCAGGGCCTCGAGCTTCCGCCCGTGGAGCGCATCCCGGTGCCTGTACCGCTCGATGACAAGGCCGTGGCCCGGCTACAGAAGGTGCTCACACCGGCGGCGCTCCATGCGCTCAGCTTGTGGCGCCAGACGGGTACGCTGCCGAGCGCTGAAGACCACCAGGCGATCAAGGCCGTCGGGGCCCTGCGTGCGGCGGTGAGCAAGCACAAGGTCGACGCTACCGTGCAGACGGTGCGGCGCCACCTTGAGGCGGGCGAACAGGTCGTGGTCTTCACCTGGACACGCGACATGGCGGCCCACTTGGCAACGCACTTCAGCGCGATCAGCGATGGCGCCGGGGCGACGGTCATCACCGGGGAACAAGGCCTCGGGGCGCGTGACAAGGCCGTGTTCACTTTCCGCGAGCGTTGCGAAGCAGGCCGCCGCGGAGTGCTCATCGCCACTTACGGAGCGCTCGGCGTGGGCGTGAACCTGCAGTGCGCGAACGTGGTGCTCCTGCACGACCTCGACTGGACGCCGGGGGTCATGTTGCAAGCCGAAGCGCGCGTTTGGCGCGGTGGGCAACGCCGCAACGTGCTGAGCTACTGGATGGTCGCCGACGCCACCTTCGACGAGTACATCATCCGCACGCTGCTTTCGAAGGCTGACGAGATCGTAGCGGCCATTGGCGACGAGGAGCCACAGCAGCTGCGTGAGGCCTTCTCGGTTTACGCACGCCCCGAGGCGGGTGTGGAAGACTTCGTGCAGCAGCTCGCCCTCTGGGCGAAGAACAGGATCTGACCCATGGCTGACCCCATCACGCGAGAGCAGGTAGAGCGGGCGATGGACGTGCCGCAGCCCGACCCACTCGCGTACGCCGACTCACCCGTGTGGGATGACGGTCCGATGCTCGCGCGTCCGGTGCCTGAGGCGGTGCCGCAGCCCGAGCCCTGGCACGCGCGGCTAGTGCGGCTGGCGCAAGAGGCGCAGTCCGCCGGACAAGCGTGCGCTGAGGCAGAGGCCGCGTTCACTCAGGCAGACGCGGACCGCGAGAAGGCCCGGCTAGCGCGTGCTGCGGCCCGGGAGATGTGCCACGCGAAGCGGCAGGCGCTCACGGCGGCGACCACGGCGGCGGCCATCGTGGAGGCGGCGCAGCAGTCCGCACCGGTCGCCGAGCCCACCCGCCCCGAGCCGCGCTACAAGGTGGGGGACTGGGTGCGCGGTGAGGTGGGTGGGCTGTGGCGTGTGGCCGACGTGCGCCGCCGTGACGTGGGAGACGACTGCTACGACTTCGACGAGATGCAGTGGCGGCCGGCTGAGTACCTCACCCCCGCCCTCGACCCGGCGCTGCACGAGACGGCGCGGACGGCCGCGCGCATGCTCCACAAAGGCGAGTGGCCGCTCAAGGTCGAGCGCGCGCGTGAACTGCCGGGGTTCACGGCGTGGGACACGGGAGAGTTGCGTACGCCAGACTGGGCCGCGCAGCTCGAGCGCCTGCTAGGGGATGCGTCATGAGCGGCCTGGACCTGGATGCGCTGGAGGACGAGTACCCCAACGAGACGCACGTGCTCGCCCTCATCACCCGCCTACGCGCAGCCGAGGCCCGGACAGCGTGGCAGCCGATCGCGGCGGCACCGCGTGGTGTCTGGCTGGATGTGGCTTGGCTTGGAGAGCATGGCTCGCGCGATGGCCGACTCGACCCGACGCTGGTAGCGCATGGCACGTACGACGAGGCGAAGGTGGCCGCCAGCGGCGGTTGGTGGCTGGCCGGCGACGGGGCGGCAGAGAGCCCGCCGACGCACTGGCGGCACCATCTGCCCGCCTGGGCCGGAGCCCTCCCCGCTGCACCGGAGGCGCCGTGACCAATCCAGACGACGAACTGCACCGCCGATGGCGGGAACTGCGCAACAACGGCAGCGTGGGGGCCATGTCCGCCATGCGAGAGGTGATCTCGTTTGCACGCGCCATCGGGGCGCTCACCGACGATCAAGCGGAACTGTGGTCCAGGCGGATCGAGACGTGTCCCGGACACGGCGACGAGGGCGGTCGGTCGTGGTGCGCCTACTGCGGCGACTTGAAGCCCGACGAGGACGATGCGCCAGAGAGCGGGGCTCCCCATGCCTGACCTCCGCACGCTGGCTCAGGCGGTGGTGGATGCGCACGCCGCCTGGGTGGACGAGTACAACGTCCCCCAGCGAGAGCACGTGGAGGGCGCCTACGACGCGTTCACCAAGGCGATCGGGCCGGTCTACGACGGCGATACCGCCAAGCGCATCCTCGCCGCCCTGGACGCCGAACGCGCGCAGGGCTACGCGCGGGCGATGGGGGAGGTGGTGGAGCGTGCGGACCACAGCGCCGACTACACCGGGTGGAGCGACTACGCGCTAGGCCACCGGGACGCGCATGAGCGCCTTGCGGTGTGGGCCCGCGAACGACTACCGGCCGAGGCCGAGCGCGACTAAGAACGCAGTCATTCCGCGCGCTTGCAACTTTGTGTGCACAAGGCTCTTGCAATCTGAATCGTGTGTGCACATAGTTAGGTCATGACCAGCCCAAACACCCGCAGCGAGAACGAGACAGCCGAAGAGATTTTTGGGGGCTTTGAAGATCGCCGAGTGCTCCCGGAGTACTTCCACGCCGAAGAGCGCAAGAGCCTTGTCCTGCGCATCGGGAACGACCTGGTCGATCGCTTTGACTACCGCCTCGACCGCGCCTTCGATGTCGCTGAAGCGTGGGTCGCCCAGAACATCACCTTCCCCAACATCCCCGCCTGACCCGCTGATGAGACTCGGGGCGCCGAGTCGAAACCGCGAGAGCGGTCCGGGACGCACACCACCCCGAGAGGACACAGGACCATGACCGAACGACAAGAGCAAGCTCGCATTGACGCAATCCTCGGGATCACCCCAGGCTGCGTGAAGGTGCTTTGGGGTAAGGTTGTCGAGCGCGGCGCCGGGTTGAACTTCAAGGTCCACGGCGAGCACACCGCTTACCAGGGCGTCATGGAGACAGTGCGCTCACTATGACGGTTCCAGCGACATGCGGCGTGTGTCGTCACATGTGCGTCGAGCGCATGGACGACGGCACGGACTACACGCACTGCGATGGACCTCGCTCGTGCGGTGCGACGCGCGCGGAGGAGGCGCCTCCGCCTTGGTGCTGGCTGCGCGCTCTGACCCCCGCCCGCCCAGGCCGCAAGCCAGGCCCCCAGGGAGCCCGCACGGCCCGGTTGGTCGTCAGGGTGACGCCTGCTGACCTCGAGGCCTACCAGGCCGCAGCGAGGAGCGCAGGCGTGTCTATGGGGGAGTGGGTGCGTGAGTCGCTGGCGTTCGCCCAGCTTGCCGCCGAGTCAGCGAGATACGTACCGGCTGCGGCCGAGAAGGAGCATGGAGGATGAGCAGGGTCGGTGCGGTAGACGAAGATCTTCTCGACGAGGAAGAAGAAGAAGAAGAAGAAGAAGAAGAAGAAGAGCAGCCCCAGAAGCTCTCGTTGGGCCGCCCCGTCCTTGGCGCTCTTGAGGCGTTCGAGCGTGAGTCGCTCCTCGCCGAGGAGGTGACGACGCCTGCCGGCTTGCTCTACGAGATCCGGCAGTTCCTC
Proteins encoded in this region:
- a CDS encoding DEAD/DEAH box helicase, translating into MGSLTPPGHHGAPIGEGAFAPVYDALGATFCADRFTHQQVWECSQVAGVRVWASHRGETWMFVPYNAAEAASVMLAVLPRLLTWQPGASFDPVARALPRDARLRPYQLEVLQRFAQPQCGERLLLADAMGLGKTASAIACMKLRGGPKLIIGPKSLRSTWRAELQKWAPGERFDFIETIQPAVVFQEALPDISALKWVYIHYDLVHAWWSWLRLVPFTGVVLDEAHTVKNVTTLRGRAVMQAVGAIPARVILTGTPVENRVAEFHHLLELLTGKGTWGSKGAFRIRYAGAKPNIHGGLVDGAPTHTEELQQRIRHHYVRRTVSMVRQQGLELPPVERIPVPVPLDDKAVARLQKVLTPAALHALSLWRQTGTLPSAEDHQAIKAVGALRAAVSKHKVDATVQTVRRHLEAGEQVVVFTWTRDMAAHLATHFSAISDGAGATVITGEQGLGARDKAVFTFRERCEAGRRGVLIATYGALGVGVNLQCANVVLLHDLDWTPGVMLQAEARVWRGGQRRNVLSYWMVADATFDEYIIRTLLSKADEIVAAIGDEEPQQLREAFSVYARPEAGVEDFVQQLALWAKNRI